GCATGAATCGTTTCAGTCGGGGTGCATACCGTCAATCAAACGGAGGTCGACAATGAACTCAAACGGAACCGAGGACCTGCGGGTCCAAAAAACGATCACCGCGATTGATCAGGCCTTTGAGGAGCTGATTTTGACCACCGATTACGAAAAGATTACGGTGGCCGAACTGGCCCGCCGCGCCCGAATCAATAAAAAGACCTTTCACGTTATGGCGGGTTCTTTGCTAAGATAGGGTTATCAACTGGGAAGGGATCTTTGCCATGACAGACTTTTGGAACAAATTTACTAAAAAACAGGAGCTCCGCCGCTTGGTGGTCCTCTTGGTGATCGTGTTGGTCTTATACGAGGCTCGCTCGCTGATGAACACGATTTTGTTGACCTTTATTTTCACCTACTTAATCGTCCACTGGGTCCGCTTGGTCCAACGTTGGATCCCCCGGGTGCCAGTCACCCTGGTGGTCTTGTTGAGCTACTTGCTTTTGATCCTAGGCCTCTTTTACGTGGTCACCGATTACGTGCCGATGTTGGTCAACCAGCTGGTTAAGATGACCAATTCGCTGATTACCTTCTACCAAAGTGCCGACATGCACTGGCTGATTAAGTACCTAAACCAGTTTGTGTCGAGCTCGACGTTGGCCACCCAAGCCCGCCACGGGGTTACCCTAGCCGTGACCACCTTGACCAACTTTGGGACCTTACTGGTAGCGGTGGCGATGTCGGTAATTTTGAGCTTCTTTTACACGATTGAGCTTCGCCAGATGAACGAGTTTTCTAAGACCTTCTTGTCCAGCCAACACCTGAGCTGGTTTTTCAAGGACCTCGATTTCTTCGGTAAGAAGTTCGTCAACACCTTTGGGGTCGTTTTAGAGGCCCAGTTCTTTATCGCCTTAACCAACACCGCTTTGACCATGATCGCCCTGTTCTTCATGAAGATGCCCCAAATCTTTGCCCTCGGCCTCATGGTCTTCATCTTTTCCCTGGTGCCGGTGGCCGGGGTCATCATTTCCTTGGTGCCGCTCTCGATGGTCGGGTATTCGGTCGGCGGGATCCGTTACATCGTTTACTTAATCATCGTAATCTTGGTCATCCACATGATTGAATCCTACGTTTTAAACCCCAAGTTCATGTCCAGCCGGACCGAGCTGCCGATCTTTTACACCTTCGTGGTCCTCTTGGTGTCCGAACACCTCTTTGGCGTCTGGGGGTTGATTGTCGGGGTGCCGATCTTCACCTTCCTTTTGGACATCGTGGGGGTTAAGCAGATTCGGGTCCATAAGTTACCGACGACCCGGGATAAATAAGACTTGCAACCGGGAGTTAGTTCGATTATTGTTAATCTTGTAAATTAGATTGTTATATAATGTTCGGATTTAACGGGAGGACCCACCGTGTTAACTGATATTGAAATTGCTGATCAAGCCCAACTCACCCCGATTAATGAAATTGCCGCCCAGCTGGGGCTCGATGAAGATGCCATCGAGCAATACGGCAAGTACAAGGCCAAGATTAACTTACCGGTGCAAGCGACGCCGGAAAAGAAGCACAAGCTGGTCTTGGTGACGTCAATTAACCCGACCCCGGCTGGGGAAGGGAAGTCGACCGTCCTGGTGGGCTTGGGGGACGCCCTGTCCTTATTGCACCATCAAACCGTCATCGCCATGCGCGAACCTTCGATGGGGCCAGTCTTTGGCATGAAGGGGGGCGCCACCGGGGGCGGTTACTCCCAAGTCGTGCCGATGGAAGACATTAACCTCCACTTTACCGGGGACTTCCACGCCCTAACCAGCGCCAACAACACCCTGGCCGCTTTGATCGACAACTACCTGATGCGGGGCAACGAACTCGGTTTGGACCCGCGGCGGGTGATCTGGAAGCGGGTCGAAGACGTTAACGACCGCGCCCTGCGTGACGTGGTGACCGGCTTGGGCGGGATCATGCAGGGGGTGCCGCGCCAAACCGGCTTTGACATCACTCCGGCCTCCGAATTGATGGCGATTTTGTGCCTGGCCACCGACCTGAGCGACTTAAAGGCCCGGGTTAGCCGGATCGTGGTCGGCTACACCTACGATAAGGAACCGGTCACGGTGGGCCAACTCGGCTTTGAAGAGGCGGTGACGATCCTCTTAAAGGACGCCATCAAGCCCAACCTGGTCCAAACCCTGGGCCACACCCCGGCGATCGTTCACGGGGGGCCGTTTGCTAACATCGCCCACGGTTGTAACTCGGTCTTGGCCACCAAAACGGCGCTGCAATTAGCCGACTACACGGTCACCGAAGCCGGCTTCGGTGCCGACCTGGGGGCCGAAAAGTTCTTGGACATCAAGCGGCCGGTCCTGGGCAAGACCCCGGACGCCGTGGTCATCGTAGCGACCGTCCGCGCCCTCGAATACAATGGGGGCGCCAGCCTTCAAGCATTAAAGGACGAGAACCTGACCGAATTAGAAAACGGCCTGCAAAACCTCAACCGCCACATCGCCAACATGCAACGCTACGGCCTGCCGTTGGTCGTGGCCATCAACCACTTTGCCACCGATACGCCGGCCGAGATCAAACTGATCGAAGACAACTGCAAGGCCCGCGGGGTCAACGTGGTGGTCGCCGACGCCTGGGCCAAGGGTGGCGCGGGGACGCTCGACTTAGCCAAGGAAGTGGTGGCCCTGGCCGAGCAAGAAGCCAGCTTCACCCCGCTGTACGACTACCAAGCCACGCCAAAGGAAAAGGTTGAAACGATCGCCACCAAGGTCTACGGCGCCGGACGGGTTGCCTTTTCCAAGAAGGCCTTAAACCAGCTCAAGCAGTTTGAAAAGCTGGGCTGGAACGACCTACCGATTTGCATCGCCAAGACCCAGTACTCCTTTACCGACGACCAAACCCAACTGGGGGCACCGGAGGACTTTACCTTCCACATCCGCGAGTTCGTACCGAAGTTGGGGGCCGGCTTTATCGTCGCTTTAGCTGGTAACATGCTGACGATGCCGGGGCTGCCAAAGGTGCCGGCCGCCGTTAAGATGACGATTGATGCCGAGGGGAAGATAACGGGGTTATTTTAGTAAACAATGGGGTTGGGGGAATGGTTCCCCCAGCCTTTTTTGGTTTCCGGTTACACAGATAACGTGCTCCCCAACCACAGGCCTAGTGGCTAAGTACGGGCGAAGAACGATGCGTGCCGCATCAACCTTCCCCCTAGCTTAGCCCACGGCCTGTCGAGGAGGTTGGTCCGCACTTCTCTAAAATCCGAACAATTATAAAAAGTTAATCTAATCTGGTTCGTGAATTTGCTTGTTTTCGCCCGGGCGGTTTGGTATTCTAAAGACAGTTTGAGAAGGGGGAACAAGCATGAGTAAGATTTCCGTTGTAATGGGGAGCACCTCCGATTGGCCAACCGTCAAGGAAGGGTGTGCCATCCTCGATCAGTTCGGGGTGGTCTACGACAAGCAGGTCATTTCCGCCCACCGGATGCCCCAAGAAATGTTCGACTTTGCCAAGCAAGCCGCCGGCAAGGGGACCAAGGTAATCATCGCCTGCGCCGGGGGAGCCGCCCACCTGCCGGGGATGGTGGCCGCCAACACCCCGCTACCCGTGATCGGGGTGCCGGGGCAGACCAAGGCCCTGGGCGGGATGGACTCCCTGCTTTCGATCGTGCAGATGCCGGCCGGAATTCCGGTGGCCACGACGGCGATCGGGGTGGCCGGGGCTAAGAATGCCGCCCTGCTCGCCCTTGAGATCCTGGGGACGACCGACCCGGCGATCCAAGCACAGATCGTCGCTTACCGTCAGCAAATGCACGACCAGTCCGTGGAAAGCAGTGCCAACCTTGACTAGGGCGGGCTACATTCCCCAGGGGGGGACGATCGGCATCATCGGCGGGGGCCAACTGGGCCAGATGATGGCATTGGACGCTAAGTACGCCGGCATGAAGGTGATTATCCTGGACCCGACGCCCAACTGCCCGGCCGGCCAGTGCGCCGACGACCAGATTGTGGCGCCCTACGAGGACAAACAAGCGATTGAAGAGCTGGCTAAGCGCGCCGACGTGTTGACTTACGAGTTTGAAAACGTTGACTTGGTGGCCCTAGAAGCGGTCGCCGACCAAGTCGCCATCCCGCAGGGGACCGAACTCTTGCGGATCACCAAGGACCGGATTCGGGAAAAGACCTTCTTACAAGAAGCGGGCCTCTCAACGGCGCCCTTTGCGGCAGTCACTAACCAGGCCGAATTAGAGGCGGCCGTCACCAAGATCGGCTACCCGAGCGTCTTGAAGACCTGCGAAGGGGGCTACGATGGCCACGGTCAAGTCGTCCTGAAAAGCGCCGCGGACCTGGCGAAGTGCACGGATGTCTTGGCGACTGGTAACTGCATCTTAGAGGGCTGGGTTAAATTTGACCTCGAGTGTTCGGTGATGGTGGCCAGAAACGCCAACCAAGAGATCGTTACCTTCCCGGTCAGCGAAAACATCCACCAAAACGAGATCCTGCACCTGTCGATCGTGCCGGCCCGGATCAGCACCGCCCTGCAGGAACGGGCCCAGGAGATGGCTAAGCAAATCGCCGAACAACTGGACCTCAAGGGGATCCTAGGGGTGGAGATGTTTGTCGCCCACGACGGCCACATTTACATTAACGAACTGGCCCCGCGCCCGCACAATTCGGGTCACTTTTCGCTTGAGGCCTGCGACTTCTCCCAGTTCGCCATCCACAACCGGGCGATCTGCAACTGGCCGCTACCACAGCCAACGTTATTAAAGCCCGCCGTCATGGTGAACGTCTTGGGCCAACACCAGAAGGGCGTTGCCGCTTTAATCAGCCACAAGCCCACCTGGCACTTCCACGATTACGGCAAGGCCGACAGCCGGGTTAACCGTAAGATGGGCCACGTGACCATCCTAACCAACGACTTAGACGCCACCCTAGAAGAAATTGCTGCCACCCACGTTTGGGACGCTTAAAAAGAGAGGAACTAACTGATGATTGATCGTTACACCCGCCCGGAAATGAAGGAAATCTGGAGCGACAAGGCTCGCTACCAATGCTGGTTAGACGTTGAAATTGCCGCCGACGAAGCCTGGAGCAAGCTGGGCTACATTCCGGCCGAAGACGTCGAAAAGATTCGCCAAAACGCCACCTTCACCGTTGAAGGGATCAACGAAATTGAAGCCGTCACCCACCACGATGTGATTGCCTTTACCCGCGATGTTTCCAAGTCCTTGGGGCCGGAACGCAAGTGGGTCCACTACGGGCTGACCTCCACGGACGTCGTCGACACCGCCCAGGGCCTGCAGTTAAAGAAGGTTAACGACATCCTGCGCCAAGACATCCAGGACTTCATGGACATCCTGGCCGACCGGGCCCGCGAATTTAAGTACACCGTCTGCATGGGCCGCACCCACGGGATCCACGCCGAACCAACCACCTTTGGTTTGAAGCTGGCCCGCTGGTACTCGGAAATGAAACGGAACCAGGAACGCTTCGAGCACGCCGCTAAGGGTGTCGAAGCCGGTAAGATCTCCGGGGCGGTTGGGACCTTTGCCGAAGTCGACCCGCAAGTGGAAGCCTACGTTTGCCAAAAGCTCGGCCTGCGTCCCCAAGAAATCTCCACCCAGGTCCTGCCCCGCGACCTGCACGCCGAATACGTAGCGGCGATCGCCTTAGTCGGTACAGCCCTGGAAAACATGGCCACCGAAGTTCGTTCCCTGCAACGGACCGAAATCCACGAAGTCGAAGAACACTTTGCTAAGGGCCAAAAGGGCTCGTCAGCCATGCCGCACAAGCGGAACCCAATTGGCTCCGAAAACATCTGCGGCTGTGCCCGGGTCCTGCGGGGCAACGTGGTGACCGCCTACGAAGACGTGACCCTCTGGCACGAACGCGACATCTCCCACTCCAGTGCCGAACGGATGATTCTGCCGGACTCCACGGCGCTGTTGGACTACATGCTCCACCGCTTCGGCAAGATCATCAAGAACCTGGACGTCTTCCCGGACCGGATGAAGCACAACATGGACGAAACCCTGGGCCTGATTTACTCCGGACGGGTACTGCTCAAGCTGGTTAACTCCGGGATGACCCGTGAGGACGCCTACGACCTGATCCAAAAGTACACCGCCAAGTGCTGGGCCGACCACGTTCCGTACCGCCCGCTCTTGGAAGCCGACCCAATCGTGGCTAAGCAACTGACCAAAGAAGACCTCGATGACGCCTTCGACTACCATTGGCACCTGCGCCACGTCGATGACATCTTCCACCGGGTAGGGTTGGACTAATTAGTGGGTGCGACCAACCCATTGAGCCCCCGTTGTCTACGTTAGGCGGCGGGGGCTTTTTGATTGCCGTACCTACCCGCTCCCTAGCTTAGCCCACGGCCTGCCAAATGGCTGGGTCGCAACGGCAGCACTGATAACGTGCTCCTAGCCACGAGCCTAGTGCCTAAGTACGGGCAAAGAACGGTGCTGGCGCACCAACCATTTGCCCTAGCTTAGTTATACGGCTCGTCGAGAAGGCTAGTCGCACTCCTTTTAAAAAAATAAATTTTTCTTAAGCGAAATGATTGTTCCACCCCGCGGCTGATCGTATAATAAATGTAACGTTTAAAGTTACATTGAATGATTAATCAAGGGGTAGAGATCATGCAAACATGTCCAAACTGCGGGGCCCAAATGCCTGCCGACACTAAGTCCTGTACCAACTGCGGCGCTCAGCTAGCGGTGGCCGAAGCCAAACCGGCAGCGGCGCCGCAATCAACCGCCCCAACGACGAAAGAAGAGGCGCCACAAGCGACGCCGAACGTCTGCCCAATCTGTGGCGAGCCCTACGAGGAGGGGACCAAGTTCTGTACTAACTGTGGTCAACCGCTGACCGCGGAGAAAAAGGAACCGGGGGTGGCGGCGAGCGCGATGAACGCCGCTAGTACCGCCGTTAAAAATGTCGATACCGACCGGCTCAAGGCCGGGGCGGTGGGCTACTGGAGCTGGCTGTGGGGGTCGGTGAAGGCGCCAACCAAGGTGGTGCAACCGAAGTTTAAGTACACCGGGGTCTTAACGATTGTCGGCGAAACGTTGTTGGCAATGTTAGCGATCCTCGCCGTTCTAACGCGGGCACTTCACGCGGCCACCTCGGCGTTTGGGGGTTCCTGGTTTGACACCCTTGCCATAATCAACGGGCACACGGGCACTGGAGCAGCCTCGACCACGCCGTCCGCAACTGGCCTTTTGTTCCGGGGCTGGCTGTTTGCGATCGTCGCCGCACTGTTGATGATCGCCTGCGCCTACCTCTTGCAACGGGTCAGCCAACGGGAGCCGGAAAACGATTTTTGGGTCTTTACCAACCAGGTGGTGCACGAAACAAACCTGATCGCCTTCTTTAACCTGGCCCTGTTAGTGATCGCGCTCCTGTTTGCCTACACCACGGTGGTTATCTTCATGGTGATCTTGTTCAGCTTGGACCTGAGTTTGCTGACGGTCTCGCTGTACCGGGCGGTCTTGCGTAGCGATCACGGGGCCGGCAGCCTCGATCCGGTGTACGCCGGTCTAATTTTAGCGGTGGCAATTGGCCTGATTTACATGCTGTTCTCCTTCTTGGTGGGGCAAGAACTGGTGGCCTCCGCTTTGAAATCGTTCGGCGACTTTATGGATAGTCTATTTTAGGAGGTTGGATCATGGCATCAAATTTTTGCCCCAATTGTGGGCACGAATTAAAGCCCGGCGCCCGTTTTTGTCCGAACTGTGGCTACCGGCTGCGGACGGCCACGGAACCGGCACCGGGCTCAGCTAGTCAAGCACCGGAGTCTAAGGTCCCTGAGCAGCGCCCAACTGAAGTTGCTTCGGCCAACCCCGTAGCTTCCACGCGGTCCAGCCAACCAAGTGCGGCGCCGCAATCAACCGCCCCGGCGGCTAAGCAAGCAGCGGATGAGGCACCAACGCCAGCCCGGGCTCAGCGCCGGCAGCGCCCCCAGGGTAAGTCCCGCAAGCCGCTGTGGATCGGCGTTGGGGTGGCGGCGGTCGTCTTGATCGGGGGTTACGCCGTCGGGAGTAGCTACTACTCCCGGCAAAACCAGCTCAACCGGGCGATCAGCGCCCTTTCGTCAACCAAAGAGGACGCCTCACCCTACCTGGTCAGCGCCAACACCAGCCTGAAGGTCACCAAGGACAACGCAAAGCCGTTGCAACGCTACTTTACCGGTCACGCCAGCGAACTCAGCTCCCTGAAGCAGACCTTCTTGACTAGCGACACCTACGGCAATTACCGCTACGTGCGTTCGGGCAGTCACTGGCTGATCTTCCCGCGCTACCAAATTTCCTTTGAACCGGCCTACGCCGAGTTAATGACTAACCACGAGGGAGTCACGGTGAAGATGGGTGGTAAGCAGGTTGCCACGCTTAGCGCCAACGATCAGTCCAGCCGTTCTTATTACTCCAGCTTCAGCAACGACGCCCAGACCGCCTACACCCACAAGGTTGGGCCATACGTGCCGGGGGACTACTCCTTTACGGCCAGCGGGACGGTGAACGGTCGCAAGATCACGGCTAAGGCCAACGCCACCCTGACGCCGGGGAGCACGACCACCGTCGACGTCGGGCTGTCGACTTTGACCTTCACCGTGGTCGGACCGAGCGGGGCGACGGTTTACGTTGGCGGCGATAAGGCCGGCACGATTGGCGACAGTGGTAGCCTGGAACTCAAAGACTACCCAGTGAGCGGCAACACCAGCGTTTACTTGACCGTCAACGCCAGTGGCAAGACCTACGAATCCAAGCACGCCACGATTGGCAAGGACCTCGATTACGACAACCAGATCGCCCCGACCTTCACCGGGATGATTTCTAAGGATGACGCCGACACCCTGATGAAGGACGTCTACTCAGAGGCCCTGACCGTCCGTGACAGCACCGATGATAGTACCCTGGCCGATTACTTCAAGGACGGTGCCAGCAACGAGTACTACCAGCAGTTAATCAAGATGGCCAATGGTCACAGCGGCAACGATTCGATTGATAGCTACGATTACGAGGCCCGGGTTAACTCGGTCGCCCCGGCCGGCGATAACCAAACCACCGTTAACTACGACGTCACTTACACCTTCGACTTTGAAGACGGCAGCACCAAGACCCAGGTCTTCCGCTACAACGGGACCATCGTCAAGGACGGCAGCGACTACAAGGTCGTTTCACTGGGGGACGCCAAGAAGGTGAGTGAGAAGACGGAATAAGGAAGTGCGGACCAACCATAAAGCAGGCCGTGGGGTAAGGATAGGGTACAGGTTAGCGCGTCAGCGGTGTTCTGTGGCCAGACTTAGCCACTAGACCTGCGGTTGAGGAGCACGTTATCTTTGGAAGTGCGGACCAACCTCCTCGACGGGCCGTATGACTAAGCTAGGATGAGTGGTTGATGCGACATGCATCGTTCTTCATCCGTACTTAGGCACTAGACCTGTGGTTGGGGCTAACCGTTGTAAATACCAAAAAGGGGTTACGGGAAAACGAAGACGTTTTCCCGTAACCCCTTTTATCTATTTAATTAACCCTAATTTCGCCTTCAACCTTAAGATCCGGGTGACAGATTGATTGAGTTGGTGGACCGAAATCGTGCCGTTAGCCACCACCTGCTTAATGGCGGGGATGTCGGTACGGTAGTCATTGGTCAAGAGCATGTCGTTGCCCGCTTCGACGGCTAAGACAGCAACGTTTTGGTTAGTCTGCTTAGCGTATTCTTTGATGGCGTCCATCGCCAGGTCGTCGGTGATGATAACCCCCTTGAAGTGGAGGTCGCGCCGCAGTAGCTGGTGTACCGGCTTGGACAGTGAGGCCGGCGCATTCGGGTCGACGGCCGTCATTGTGATGTGAGAAACCAAGATGCTATCGGCGCCGGCCTTTTGATCAACGATGATCGTCCCCATCAAGTTGACGTCTAAGGCCTTGTGGATGTTATCAAGGTCGGCTTCGACAAAGGGGGTGTGGTTACCCAAGATCCCGGCCACGTTGGCCACCACGTCTAGCTAGCCGTATTGGTCCACCAGTTGGGCGATGATTTCTTCCACCCGCTTGGCGTCGGTGACGTCGCCTTCCTTAAAGGTGTAATCACCGAGCGCCTGCAGTTCCGCGGTGTGGCCACCATCCTTAAAATTAAGGGCGGTCACGGCAAAGCCTTCGTTCAAAAACTTCTT
The nucleotide sequence above comes from Limosilactobacillus fermentum. Encoded proteins:
- a CDS encoding AI-2E family transporter — protein: MTDFWNKFTKKQELRRLVVLLVIVLVLYEARSLMNTILLTFIFTYLIVHWVRLVQRWIPRVPVTLVVLLSYLLLILGLFYVVTDYVPMLVNQLVKMTNSLITFYQSADMHWLIKYLNQFVSSSTLATQARHGVTLAVTTLTNFGTLLVAVAMSVILSFFYTIELRQMNEFSKTFLSSQHLSWFFKDLDFFGKKFVNTFGVVLEAQFFIALTNTALTMIALFFMKMPQIFALGLMVFIFSLVPVAGVIISLVPLSMVGYSVGGIRYIVYLIIVILVIHMIESYVLNPKFMSSRTELPIFYTFVVLLVSEHLFGVWGLIVGVPIFTFLLDIVGVKQIRVHKLPTTRDK
- a CDS encoding formate--tetrahydrofolate ligase, whose translation is MLTDIEIADQAQLTPINEIAAQLGLDEDAIEQYGKYKAKINLPVQATPEKKHKLVLVTSINPTPAGEGKSTVLVGLGDALSLLHHQTVIAMREPSMGPVFGMKGGATGGGYSQVVPMEDINLHFTGDFHALTSANNTLAALIDNYLMRGNELGLDPRRVIWKRVEDVNDRALRDVVTGLGGIMQGVPRQTGFDITPASELMAILCLATDLSDLKARVSRIVVGYTYDKEPVTVGQLGFEEAVTILLKDAIKPNLVQTLGHTPAIVHGGPFANIAHGCNSVLATKTALQLADYTVTEAGFGADLGAEKFLDIKRPVLGKTPDAVVIVATVRALEYNGGASLQALKDENLTELENGLQNLNRHIANMQRYGLPLVVAINHFATDTPAEIKLIEDNCKARGVNVVVADAWAKGGAGTLDLAKEVVALAEQEASFTPLYDYQATPKEKVETIATKVYGAGRVAFSKKALNQLKQFEKLGWNDLPICIAKTQYSFTDDQTQLGAPEDFTFHIREFVPKLGAGFIVALAGNMLTMPGLPKVPAAVKMTIDAEGKITGLF
- the purE gene encoding 5-(carboxyamino)imidazole ribonucleotide mutase; translated protein: MSKISVVMGSTSDWPTVKEGCAILDQFGVVYDKQVISAHRMPQEMFDFAKQAAGKGTKVIIACAGGAAHLPGMVAANTPLPVIGVPGQTKALGGMDSLLSIVQMPAGIPVATTAIGVAGAKNAALLALEILGTTDPAIQAQIVAYRQQMHDQSVESSANLD
- the purK gene encoding 5-(carboxyamino)imidazole ribonucleotide synthase codes for the protein MPTLTRAGYIPQGGTIGIIGGGQLGQMMALDAKYAGMKVIILDPTPNCPAGQCADDQIVAPYEDKQAIEELAKRADVLTYEFENVDLVALEAVADQVAIPQGTELLRITKDRIREKTFLQEAGLSTAPFAAVTNQAELEAAVTKIGYPSVLKTCEGGYDGHGQVVLKSAADLAKCTDVLATGNCILEGWVKFDLECSVMVARNANQEIVTFPVSENIHQNEILHLSIVPARISTALQERAQEMAKQIAEQLDLKGILGVEMFVAHDGHIYINELAPRPHNSGHFSLEACDFSQFAIHNRAICNWPLPQPTLLKPAVMVNVLGQHQKGVAALISHKPTWHFHDYGKADSRVNRKMGHVTILTNDLDATLEEIAATHVWDA
- the purB gene encoding adenylosuccinate lyase, which codes for MIDRYTRPEMKEIWSDKARYQCWLDVEIAADEAWSKLGYIPAEDVEKIRQNATFTVEGINEIEAVTHHDVIAFTRDVSKSLGPERKWVHYGLTSTDVVDTAQGLQLKKVNDILRQDIQDFMDILADRAREFKYTVCMGRTHGIHAEPTTFGLKLARWYSEMKRNQERFEHAAKGVEAGKISGAVGTFAEVDPQVEAYVCQKLGLRPQEISTQVLPRDLHAEYVAAIALVGTALENMATEVRSLQRTEIHEVEEHFAKGQKGSSAMPHKRNPIGSENICGCARVLRGNVVTAYEDVTLWHERDISHSSAERMILPDSTALLDYMLHRFGKIIKNLDVFPDRMKHNMDETLGLIYSGRVLLKLVNSGMTREDAYDLIQKYTAKCWADHVPYRPLLEADPIVAKQLTKEDLDDAFDYHWHLRHVDDIFHRVGLD
- a CDS encoding zinc ribbon domain-containing protein, which translates into the protein MQTCPNCGAQMPADTKSCTNCGAQLAVAEAKPAAAPQSTAPTTKEEAPQATPNVCPICGEPYEEGTKFCTNCGQPLTAEKKEPGVAASAMNAASTAVKNVDTDRLKAGAVGYWSWLWGSVKAPTKVVQPKFKYTGVLTIVGETLLAMLAILAVLTRALHAATSAFGGSWFDTLAIINGHTGTGAASTTPSATGLLFRGWLFAIVAALLMIACAYLLQRVSQREPENDFWVFTNQVVHETNLIAFFNLALLVIALLFAYTTVVIFMVILFSLDLSLLTVSLYRAVLRSDHGAGSLDPVYAGLILAVAIGLIYMLFSFLVGQELVASALKSFGDFMDSLF
- a CDS encoding zinc ribbon domain-containing protein encodes the protein MASNFCPNCGHELKPGARFCPNCGYRLRTATEPAPGSASQAPESKVPEQRPTEVASANPVASTRSSQPSAAPQSTAPAAKQAADEAPTPARAQRRQRPQGKSRKPLWIGVGVAAVVLIGGYAVGSSYYSRQNQLNRAISALSSTKEDASPYLVSANTSLKVTKDNAKPLQRYFTGHASELSSLKQTFLTSDTYGNYRYVRSGSHWLIFPRYQISFEPAYAELMTNHEGVTVKMGGKQVATLSANDQSSRSYYSSFSNDAQTAYTHKVGPYVPGDYSFTASGTVNGRKITAKANATLTPGSTTTVDVGLSTLTFTVVGPSGATVYVGGDKAGTIGDSGSLELKDYPVSGNTSVYLTVNASGKTYESKHATIGKDLDYDNQIAPTFTGMISKDDADTLMKDVYSEALTVRDSTDDSTLADYFKDGASNEYYQQLIKMANGHSGNDSIDSYDYEARVNSVAPAGDNQTTVNYDVTYTFDFEDGSTKTQVFRYNGTIVKDGSDYKVVSLGDAKKVSEKTE
- a CDS encoding glycoside hydrolase family 3 N-terminal domain-containing protein; protein product: MVANVAGILGNHTPFVEADLDNIHKALDVNLMGTIIVDQKAGADSILVSHITMTAVDPNAPASLSKPVHQLLRRDLHFKGVIITDDLAMDAIKEYAKQTNQNVAVLAVEAGNDMLLTNDYRTDIPAIKQVVANGTISVHQLNQSVTRILRLKAKLGLIK
- a CDS encoding SDR family NAD(P)-dependent oxidoreductase — protein: MTKTALVTGGTSGIGLATVKKFLNEGFAVTALNFKDGGHTAELQALGDYTFKEGDVTDAKRVEEIIAQLVDQYG